In a genomic window of Alcanivorax sp.:
- the groES gene encoding co-chaperone GroES has product MSIRPLHDRVLVRREEEETKTAGGIVLPGSATEKPSRGEVIAVGNGKITDSGDVRPLDVKAGDKVIFGQYAGNTVKVDGEELLIMSESEILAVVEG; this is encoded by the coding sequence ATGAGCATCCGTCCTTTGCATGATCGCGTGCTGGTTCGCCGTGAAGAGGAAGAAACCAAGACCGCTGGCGGTATCGTGCTGCCCGGTTCCGCTACCGAGAAGCCGTCCCGCGGCGAAGTGATCGCAGTGGGTAACGGCAAGATCACCGACAGCGGTGATGTACGTCCCCTGGACGTGAAAGCCGGTGACAAGGTGATCTTCGGTCAGTACGCCGGTAACACCGTGAAGGTGGACGGCGAAGAACTGCTGATCATGAGCGAATCCGAAATTCTGGCCGTCGTCGAAGGCTAA
- a CDS encoding TonB-dependent receptor: protein MQPRHLLSVGLIAISGLTLADNELKAVKVSGASHPSLAGELPTGTLTLDRETLASMPASNLTEVLDTVGGLQASQLYGINGSEASLDLLGFGATANQNTLILLNGRRLSNIDLASPFLSGIPLAAIERIEILPGAGAALYGNGAVGGVINIITRRRYENSAGLEVNGGSYDSLGGSAYATGHQGNLSGAVAMSTLDSDGYRDNNEVRNHNAFADLRYQQDGIEAYFTASGEDQEQGLPGGRTDAQFRNDPQGTDTPFDDAEQDNYWLMPGLRIALRGNTALTLEASKRRQEQTFDYVSSGSFGETVVESYSVTPKLEGQLATGDAVHNWTLGLDLHEYDYDSQTSFGNRKLEQSQRAWYLHNLVSLTPKLSLSAGARKLESTLSGEGADKEQDGEMYEGGIRYTFTGNLALFAGAQRSVRIANVDELSPFNPPIDPQTGKGFTTGASWSQGRQHSTLTFWRAEIDNEIVFDPTAGAFGTNRNLEDRTVHKGVSINSRWRLDKDLMLTINASAQQARFDGGPFDRNDVPLVPEHTMQLIADWQALSWLSTQISHRYVGDRRFDGDLDNRFRKLDHYRTTDLQLTARYRAVYLKAGVYNLEDHRVVDYGNFSNNTNMATLYPLPERHYRAALGVEF, encoded by the coding sequence ATGCAACCTCGACACCTTCTCTCAGTCGGCCTGATTGCCATCAGCGGCCTGACCCTGGCCGATAACGAACTCAAGGCAGTGAAAGTCAGCGGCGCCAGCCACCCCAGTCTGGCCGGGGAGCTGCCCACCGGCACCCTGACCCTGGACCGGGAAACCCTGGCCAGCATGCCCGCCAGCAACCTGACGGAAGTGCTGGATACGGTAGGCGGCCTGCAGGCCAGCCAGCTTTATGGTATTAACGGCAGCGAGGCCAGCCTGGACCTGCTGGGCTTCGGTGCCACCGCCAACCAGAACACCCTGATACTGCTCAATGGTCGCCGCCTGTCGAATATCGATCTGGCCAGCCCCTTTCTCAGTGGTATTCCACTTGCCGCCATTGAACGTATCGAGATTCTCCCCGGCGCTGGCGCCGCGCTGTACGGCAATGGTGCCGTGGGCGGGGTGATCAATATCATCACCCGCCGTCGCTATGAGAACAGTGCCGGACTGGAAGTGAACGGCGGCAGCTATGACTCCCTGGGCGGTAGCGCCTACGCCACCGGCCACCAGGGCAACCTGAGCGGCGCCGTGGCCATGAGCACCCTGGACAGCGACGGTTACAGGGACAACAACGAGGTGCGTAATCACAACGCCTTCGCCGACCTGCGTTATCAGCAGGACGGCATTGAGGCCTACTTCACCGCCAGCGGCGAAGACCAGGAGCAGGGCCTGCCCGGCGGTCGCACCGATGCACAATTTCGCAACGACCCGCAAGGCACTGACACACCCTTCGACGATGCCGAGCAAGACAACTACTGGCTGATGCCGGGCCTGCGCATTGCCCTGCGTGGCAACACCGCGCTGACCCTGGAAGCCAGCAAACGTCGACAGGAACAGACCTTCGACTATGTCTCCAGCGGCAGCTTCGGTGAAACCGTGGTGGAGAGCTACAGCGTCACCCCCAAGCTGGAAGGCCAGCTCGCCACCGGCGACGCGGTGCACAACTGGACCTTGGGCCTGGACCTGCACGAATACGATTACGACAGTCAAACCAGTTTCGGTAACCGGAAGCTGGAGCAAAGTCAGCGGGCCTGGTATCTGCACAATCTGGTCAGCCTGACCCCGAAACTGTCTCTGAGTGCCGGCGCCCGGAAACTGGAAAGCACCCTCAGTGGCGAAGGGGCGGACAAGGAACAGGACGGGGAAATGTACGAGGGTGGCATCCGCTATACCTTCACCGGCAACCTGGCCCTGTTCGCCGGTGCCCAGCGCAGTGTGCGCATTGCCAACGTGGATGAACTGAGCCCCTTCAATCCGCCCATTGATCCGCAGACCGGCAAGGGTTTCACCACCGGGGCCAGCTGGTCCCAGGGACGTCAGCATTCCACCCTGACTTTCTGGCGGGCCGAGATCGACAACGAAATCGTTTTCGACCCCACCGCCGGTGCCTTTGGCACCAACCGTAACCTGGAAGATCGCACCGTACACAAGGGCGTCAGCATCAATTCCCGCTGGCGGCTGGACAAGGACCTGATGCTGACCATCAACGCCAGCGCCCAGCAGGCCCGTTTCGACGGCGGCCCCTTCGACCGCAACGACGTACCGCTGGTGCCTGAACATACCATGCAGCTGATCGCCGACTGGCAGGCCCTGTCCTGGCTGTCTACCCAGATCAGTCACCGTTATGTGGGGGATCGCCGCTTTGACGGTGACCTGGACAACCGCTTCCGAAAACTGGACCACTACCGCACCACGGATCTGCAACTGACCGCCCGCTACCGGGCCGTTTATCTCAAGGCCGGGGTCTACAACCTGGAAGATCATCGGGTGGTGGATTACGGTAACTTCAGCAACAACACAAACATGGCCACGCTGTATCCGTTACCGGAACGCCACTACCGCGCCGCGCTTGGCGTGGAGTTCTAA
- a CDS encoding 2-dehydropantoate 2-reductase: MPHTSPHWFLLGAGNMGTLAAWYLTRAGHGVTVIRHASPAPLEKTLWLPDGRQQTLSLPVLDPAALPDRIDHLLVAVKTPYTRQAMAPLAGRLDADSLVLRFQNGLGALDGLLPAGCSALEAVTTSAVKGLHPDHTVVAENNTWLGGSTAPPTWFAALTEHWPHLHWEDNIRPRQWHKLVANAVINPLTALHDVPNGRVNDDPTLRKQAERLCEEADQVLQQLDPAWPGHSLENVLAIARATAGNTSSMRADRQRGAPTEVDAINGWLVTQADRLGLAVPVNRKVLAALTAR, encoded by the coding sequence ATGCCCCACACTTCCCCCCACTGGTTTTTACTGGGTGCCGGCAATATGGGCACCCTGGCGGCCTGGTATCTGACCCGGGCCGGGCATGGCGTTACCGTGATTCGCCACGCCTCCCCAGCACCACTGGAAAAGACGCTGTGGCTGCCGGACGGACGTCAGCAAACCTTGTCGTTGCCGGTGCTGGATCCTGCTGCCCTGCCCGACCGTATCGACCATTTGCTGGTGGCAGTCAAAACCCCCTATACCCGTCAGGCGATGGCGCCACTGGCGGGTCGTCTTGACGCCGACTCTCTGGTCCTTCGTTTTCAGAATGGACTGGGCGCCCTGGATGGCCTGTTGCCGGCAGGGTGCTCCGCGCTGGAAGCTGTCACCACCAGCGCCGTCAAAGGGCTGCACCCGGACCATACGGTGGTGGCGGAAAATAACACCTGGCTGGGAGGCAGCACCGCGCCACCCACCTGGTTTGCTGCACTGACCGAACACTGGCCACACCTGCACTGGGAAGACAATATCCGCCCACGCCAGTGGCACAAGCTGGTCGCCAATGCGGTGATCAATCCGTTGACCGCCCTTCACGATGTCCCCAATGGCCGTGTTAACGATGACCCGACCTTGCGCAAGCAGGCCGAACGGCTTTGCGAAGAGGCGGATCAGGTATTGCAGCAACTGGATCCGGCTTGGCCCGGCCACTCTCTGGAGAATGTGCTTGCGATAGCCCGAGCCACCGCCGGCAATACGTCCTCCATGCGCGCGGACCGGCAACGGGGCGCCCCGACAGAAGTCGATGCCATCAATGGCTGGCTGGTAACACAGGCAGACAGGCTGGGATTGGCGGTCCCCGTCAACAGGAAGGTACTCGCCGCACTGACGGCCCGATAG
- the groL gene encoding chaperonin GroEL (60 kDa chaperone family; promotes refolding of misfolded polypeptides especially under stressful conditions; forms two stacked rings of heptamers to form a barrel-shaped 14mer; ends can be capped by GroES; misfolded proteins enter the barrel where they are refolded when GroES binds), whose product MAKEILFRDEARQRMAKGVNILADAVKVTLGPKGRNVVLEKSFGAPAITKDGVSVAREIELEDKFENMGAQMVKEVASKANDEAGDGTTTATVLAQAFVNEGLKSVTAGMNPMDLKRGIDQAVAAVVEELKKLSTPCDNTKSIEQVGTISANADKSVGEIIAQAMEKVGQEGVITVEEGQSLQNELDVVEGMQFDRGYLSPYFINNQEKMQVELEDPYILLVDKKISNIRELLPALENVAKAGKPLLIIAEDIEGEALATLVVNNMRGIIKCAAVKAPGFGDRRKAMLQDIAILTGGTVISEEVGLSLENASLEDLGTAKKVNIDKENTTIVDGAGQQADIDARVEQIRKEIENSSSDYDKEKLQERVAKLAGGVAVIKIGAATEIEMKEKKARVDDALHATRAAVEEGVVPGGGVALVRALANVGTIKGDNDEQNAGIALTFRALEMPLRQIAYNAGAEASVIVQEVRNGKGNYGYNAATGEYGDMLEMGILDPAKVTRSALQAAASIAGLMITTEAMVADKPEENGGGAPDMGGMGGMGGMGGMM is encoded by the coding sequence ATGGCGAAAGAAATTCTGTTCCGTGACGAAGCCCGTCAACGTATGGCCAAAGGCGTCAACATCCTGGCCGACGCCGTCAAGGTAACACTGGGCCCGAAAGGCCGTAACGTGGTGCTGGAAAAATCCTTCGGTGCACCGGCCATCACCAAGGATGGCGTGTCCGTAGCCCGTGAAATCGAACTGGAAGACAAGTTCGAGAACATGGGTGCCCAGATGGTGAAAGAAGTGGCGTCCAAGGCCAACGACGAAGCTGGCGACGGCACCACCACCGCCACCGTGCTGGCCCAGGCGTTTGTTAACGAAGGCCTCAAGTCTGTCACCGCCGGCATGAACCCCATGGACCTGAAACGCGGTATCGACCAGGCCGTAGCCGCCGTGGTGGAAGAGCTGAAGAAGCTGTCCACTCCGTGTGACAACACCAAGAGCATCGAGCAGGTGGGTACCATCTCCGCCAACGCCGACAAATCTGTGGGCGAAATCATTGCCCAGGCCATGGAAAAAGTGGGCCAGGAAGGTGTTATCACCGTTGAAGAAGGCCAGTCCCTGCAGAACGAGCTGGACGTGGTTGAGGGCATGCAGTTTGACCGCGGTTACCTGAGCCCCTACTTCATCAACAACCAGGAGAAGATGCAGGTCGAGCTGGAAGACCCCTACATCCTGCTGGTGGACAAGAAGATCTCCAACATCCGCGAACTGCTGCCGGCCCTGGAGAATGTCGCCAAAGCAGGCAAGCCGCTGCTGATCATCGCCGAAGATATCGAAGGCGAAGCGCTGGCTACCCTGGTAGTGAACAACATGCGCGGCATCATCAAGTGCGCCGCCGTAAAAGCGCCGGGCTTCGGTGACCGTCGCAAGGCCATGCTGCAGGACATCGCCATCCTCACCGGTGGTACCGTAATCAGCGAAGAAGTGGGCCTGAGCCTGGAAAATGCGTCCCTGGAAGATCTGGGTACTGCCAAGAAAGTGAACATCGACAAGGAAAATACCACCATTGTTGATGGCGCTGGCCAGCAGGCTGATATCGATGCCCGTGTGGAACAGATCCGCAAGGAAATCGAGAATTCTTCCTCTGACTACGACAAGGAAAAACTGCAAGAGCGCGTGGCCAAGCTGGCCGGCGGTGTTGCGGTGATCAAGATCGGTGCTGCCACCGAGATTGAAATGAAAGAGAAGAAAGCCCGTGTGGACGATGCCCTGCATGCGACCCGTGCTGCGGTAGAAGAGGGTGTGGTTCCTGGCGGTGGTGTGGCGCTGGTACGCGCGCTGGCCAACGTTGGCACCATCAAGGGTGACAACGACGAGCAGAACGCCGGTATTGCCCTGACCTTCCGCGCGCTGGAAATGCCCCTGCGTCAGATCGCCTACAACGCTGGTGCTGAAGCCTCCGTGATCGTACAGGAAGTGCGTAACGGCAAAGGTAACTACGGCTACAACGCGGCCACCGGTGAATACGGTGACATGCTGGAAATGGGTATCCTGGATCCTGCCAAGGTAACCCGTTCCGCGCTGCAGGCAGCGGCTTCCATCGCTGGCCTGATGATCACCACCGAAGCCATGGTGGCAGACAAGCCGGAAGAAAACGGCGGTGGCGCCCCGGATATGGGCGGCATGGGTGGAATGGGCGGTATGGGCGGCATGATGTAA
- a CDS encoding response regulator has protein sequence MNRILIVEDEPRLSQLMADYLQHAHFLTEQTDSARTAMTLAKKEHFQAILLDLMLPDGDGLEVCKAIRQHSQVPILMVTARVDEVDRLLGLELGADDYICKPFSPREVVARIKAVLRRANPQLDSTAPTLTLDEERYEAVMGKQRVALTAIEFALLATLARHPGRIWSRDQLMDEIYQDHRVVSDRTIDSHIRKLRRKLNDGDDQSHDWIGSVYGVGYRLEQP, from the coding sequence ATGAATCGCATCCTGATCGTGGAAGACGAGCCACGTCTGTCACAACTGATGGCGGACTATCTCCAGCATGCCCACTTCCTGACCGAACAAACCGACAGCGCCCGGACCGCCATGACTCTGGCAAAAAAGGAACACTTTCAGGCCATCCTGCTGGACCTGATGCTGCCGGACGGCGACGGCTTGGAAGTGTGCAAGGCCATCCGCCAGCACAGCCAGGTACCGATCCTGATGGTCACCGCCCGGGTGGATGAGGTGGATCGGCTGCTGGGGCTGGAACTGGGCGCCGACGATTATATCTGCAAACCGTTCAGCCCACGGGAAGTGGTGGCCAGGATCAAGGCCGTACTGCGCCGGGCCAACCCGCAACTGGACAGCACCGCCCCAACACTGACCCTGGACGAAGAGCGCTACGAGGCGGTCATGGGCAAACAACGGGTGGCCCTCACCGCCATCGAATTCGCCCTGCTCGCCACCCTGGCCCGCCACCCCGGACGCATCTGGTCCCGAGACCAGTTGATGGATGAAATCTACCAGGACCACCGGGTCGTTTCCGACCGCACCATCGACAGCCACATCCGCAAACTGCGCCGCAAACTCAACGACGGCGACGACCAGTCCCATGACTGGATTGGTAGTGTTTATGGGGTGGGGTATCGGCTGGAGCAGCCGTAG
- a CDS encoding MFS transporter translates to MSMNAWQLYRHPRVLVMLFLGFSAGLPFLLVFSTLSAWLADVDVDRASIGYFSWVGIMFSIKVFWAPVVDRLKLPLLTRWLGQRRSWLVVAQIGIAVSLLLMGTTQPVGNLALFAQLALLVAFFSATQDICIDAYRIDSAADEFQGAMAATYIFGYRVAMLMAGAGSFYIADMDSWGTAYLIMAVLMGVGLITTFIVDEPDTPPRDDFGKSPAQWINNALVRPFADFFGRYGQYALMLLALVAVYRISDITMGVMANPFYLDIGYTKNEIATVAKFFGFFMTIAGSVIGGLAVSRFGLLRPLLVGAVAVMLTNLLFAVMATYTPVSPLVGEPEAVRWFSLAWLAAVISADNLSGGFANVALIAFMSSLTNRAFSATQYALFSSLMTLPGKFIGGFSGEVVKGAGYTVFFNYAAVMGIPAIVLVMMMMRRKKLPSRLHR, encoded by the coding sequence ATGTCGATGAATGCCTGGCAGCTTTATCGCCACCCGCGGGTGCTGGTGATGCTGTTCCTCGGTTTTTCCGCCGGACTGCCATTTCTGCTGGTGTTTTCCACCCTGTCAGCCTGGCTGGCGGATGTGGATGTGGATCGGGCCTCCATTGGCTATTTCAGCTGGGTGGGGATCATGTTTTCCATCAAGGTGTTCTGGGCGCCGGTAGTGGACCGCCTGAAATTACCCCTGCTGACCCGTTGGCTGGGCCAGCGACGAAGCTGGCTGGTGGTGGCGCAGATCGGCATCGCGGTTTCATTGTTGCTGATGGGGACCACCCAGCCAGTGGGTAATCTGGCCCTGTTTGCCCAGTTGGCCTTGCTGGTAGCGTTCTTCTCCGCCACCCAGGACATCTGTATCGATGCCTACCGGATCGATTCCGCCGCTGATGAATTTCAGGGGGCCATGGCGGCCACCTATATCTTTGGTTATCGAGTTGCCATGCTGATGGCCGGCGCCGGGTCTTTCTACATTGCCGATATGGATAGCTGGGGAACGGCGTATCTGATCATGGCTGTGCTCATGGGGGTGGGGCTGATTACGACCTTTATCGTTGACGAGCCGGACACGCCGCCTCGGGATGATTTTGGCAAGAGCCCAGCCCAGTGGATCAACAATGCGCTGGTGCGTCCCTTTGCGGATTTTTTCGGTCGCTATGGCCAATATGCGTTGATGCTGCTGGCGCTGGTGGCGGTGTATCGGATCAGCGATATCACCATGGGCGTGATGGCCAACCCGTTCTACCTGGATATCGGTTATACCAAGAACGAAATCGCCACCGTGGCCAAGTTTTTCGGGTTCTTCATGACCATTGCGGGGTCGGTAATTGGTGGCCTGGCTGTCTCCCGTTTCGGGTTGCTGCGGCCGCTGCTGGTGGGAGCGGTAGCGGTGATGCTGACCAACCTGCTGTTTGCAGTAATGGCCACCTACACCCCGGTAAGTCCGCTGGTGGGCGAGCCGGAAGCCGTGCGCTGGTTTTCCCTGGCGTGGCTGGCGGCGGTGATCAGTGCCGATAACCTGAGCGGCGGTTTTGCCAATGTGGCGCTGATTGCGTTCATGTCCAGCCTTACCAACCGGGCTTTCAGTGCCACCCAGTACGCCCTGTTCAGCTCACTGATGACGTTGCCGGGCAAGTTTATCGGCGGGTTTTCCGGGGAAGTGGTCAAGGGCGCCGGCTATACCGTGTTCTTCAACTATGCTGCGGTGATGGGCATTCCCGCCATCGTGCTGGTCATGATGATGATGCGCCGCAAGAAATTACCGTCACGCCTTCATCGCTAA
- a CDS encoding response regulator, giving the protein MSHSELDILVVDDARFSAAVVNRTLASAGYTRIRHAHSAHDALGQLTEQPADLVVADWLMPGMDGLELTRRIRQSDEASNRYTYVLLLTAREGVDALQQAFDQGVDDFVSKSAMTEQLHHRVMAADRIIQRHNRVQTDYQRMLTVNRQLKRHALIDPLTGFGNRQDALRALQNTLKQAEKRGGAACLLMLRLEDFEALRVQRGDKVIQQGVLAFSRRLRQSVRPMDHLCRLQTDQFALITWQPQLSHCDPTGFRRLYEGLNHRAYQTAAGFLSLQVSMAIAASEGNSSAEQMFEQALAELDQSLSERRIVSASANV; this is encoded by the coding sequence ATGAGTCACTCGGAACTCGATATTCTGGTTGTGGATGATGCTCGCTTCTCGGCGGCGGTGGTTAATCGTACCCTCGCCTCTGCCGGTTACACTCGCATTCGCCACGCCCACAGCGCCCACGACGCCCTTGGTCAACTGACCGAGCAGCCCGCCGATCTGGTTGTCGCAGACTGGCTGATGCCCGGCATGGACGGCCTGGAGCTGACCCGCCGCATTCGTCAAAGCGACGAAGCCAGCAATCGCTACACCTACGTACTGCTGCTCACCGCCCGCGAAGGGGTGGATGCCCTGCAACAGGCCTTTGATCAGGGCGTGGATGATTTTGTGTCCAAATCCGCCATGACCGAGCAGCTACATCACCGGGTGATGGCCGCGGACCGCATTATCCAGCGCCACAACCGGGTACAGACCGACTATCAGCGCATGCTGACCGTGAACCGTCAGCTCAAACGCCACGCCCTGATCGATCCACTTACCGGTTTCGGCAATCGCCAGGATGCCCTGCGCGCGTTGCAGAATACCCTGAAGCAGGCGGAAAAACGCGGCGGTGCGGCCTGTCTATTAATGCTTCGCCTGGAAGACTTCGAGGCCCTGCGTGTCCAGCGCGGTGACAAGGTCATACAGCAGGGGGTACTGGCGTTCAGCCGGCGCCTGCGCCAGTCGGTGCGCCCCATGGATCATCTGTGCCGCTTGCAGACCGACCAGTTTGCCCTGATCACCTGGCAACCCCAGCTGAGCCACTGCGACCCCACCGGTTTCCGGCGCCTGTATGAAGGCCTCAACCACCGGGCCTACCAGACCGCCGCCGGCTTCCTGAGCCTGCAGGTGAGCATGGCAATCGCCGCCTCCGAAGGCAACAGCAGTGCCGAGCAGATGTTCGAGCAGGCCCTGGCAGAGCTGGATCAGTCCCTCAGCGAACGACGCATCGTATCCGCCAGCGCCAATGTGTGA
- the rrtA gene encoding rhombosortase — translation MQPRDKKLRPHFALVVATMVVLGLGHSWVNPWLGFDRAAIEQGQLWRLFTCHLVHLNHWHMLLNLAGLVLCGYFFTDLLDRVRFWSWLLFCGLVTGLALYFLDTGLQHYVGLSGILHGLLVYCLLQGWRGNPWLHSLVLLVIAGRIVSEQQAGYDVDYLRGWIDGRVYVNAHLYGALAGVVLFGGITGVEYGRKCRTGNAERQ, via the coding sequence ATGCAACCCAGAGACAAAAAACTGCGCCCGCACTTCGCCCTGGTGGTGGCCACCATGGTCGTGTTGGGGCTGGGGCATTCCTGGGTGAATCCCTGGTTGGGGTTTGACCGGGCGGCTATCGAGCAGGGGCAGCTCTGGCGGTTGTTTACCTGCCATTTGGTGCATCTCAATCACTGGCACATGCTGCTCAATCTGGCCGGCTTGGTGCTGTGCGGTTATTTCTTCACGGATCTGCTGGATCGGGTGCGTTTCTGGAGTTGGTTGTTGTTTTGCGGGCTGGTAACCGGGCTGGCGTTGTATTTTCTGGATACCGGTTTGCAGCACTATGTGGGCCTGTCCGGTATCCTGCATGGCTTGCTGGTCTATTGCCTGCTGCAGGGCTGGCGGGGGAATCCCTGGCTGCATTCACTGGTGTTGCTGGTGATCGCCGGGCGGATTGTCAGTGAGCAGCAGGCGGGCTATGACGTGGACTATCTCCGTGGCTGGATTGACGGGCGGGTCTATGTGAATGCCCACCTGTACGGTGCGCTGGCCGGAGTCGTGTTGTTTGGGGGAATAACCGGTGTCGAATACGGCAGAAAATGCAGAACAGGAAACGCAGAAAGACAATAA
- a CDS encoding ATP-binding protein yields the protein MGIRNKLFVIFLSTFLVLTLAASGFYYLSFLGSLETYLDERQQAQVERLADHLGLLYQQRGGWQFLVDDPRLLKRLYRLAGDRDDDRDSRGDHRHLQLLDANKQRLLGPPAPPKFRSKIPIQVGNGIIGYLTYPDQDAIRDKLDQRFMGRQLRFMGWMLFVGVALSLLVSWLLARHLVAPILALSNHTRDLQEGHYSARLETRRRDELGTLTKQVNQLAQRLDQGQQARQRWFSDIAHELRTPVAILQGELEAISDGIRPLSPEFIKSLEGEVAQLTHLINDLHDLALADGGNLRYQFHRDDLADLLGEVVDSYRNSFAQQTISLETRLPEQAVVDMDPVRIRQLLDNLLQNSLKYTASGGTLSISLTQRPDNWELLIEDSAPGVPDDALPRLFDHLYRVESSRNRRTGGAGLGLAICQRIVEAHGGTIGAEHSPLGGVRIRITLPGEAP from the coding sequence ATGGGCATCCGCAACAAACTCTTTGTCATTTTCCTTTCCACCTTCCTGGTGCTCACCCTGGCAGCCAGCGGTTTCTATTACCTGTCGTTTCTGGGTAGCCTGGAAACCTATCTGGATGAACGCCAGCAAGCCCAGGTAGAAAGGCTGGCAGATCACCTGGGTCTGCTCTACCAGCAGCGTGGCGGCTGGCAGTTCCTGGTGGACGACCCCCGTCTGCTCAAGCGACTCTACCGGCTGGCCGGTGATAGGGATGACGACCGGGACAGCCGCGGCGACCACCGCCACCTGCAACTGCTGGATGCCAACAAACAACGGCTGCTGGGACCACCGGCACCACCGAAGTTCCGTTCGAAAATTCCGATCCAGGTCGGTAACGGCATCATCGGCTACCTGACCTATCCGGATCAGGACGCCATCCGAGACAAACTGGACCAGCGCTTCATGGGCCGCCAGCTTCGCTTCATGGGCTGGATGCTGTTTGTGGGCGTGGCGTTGTCGCTACTGGTGTCCTGGCTGCTGGCCCGCCATCTGGTTGCACCGATTCTTGCTCTGTCCAACCACACCCGCGACCTGCAGGAAGGCCACTACAGCGCCCGCCTGGAAACCCGGCGCCGGGACGAACTGGGCACCCTTACCAAACAGGTCAATCAGTTGGCCCAGCGGCTGGATCAGGGCCAGCAGGCCCGCCAGCGCTGGTTCTCGGATATCGCCCACGAGCTGCGCACCCCGGTGGCGATCCTGCAGGGCGAGCTGGAAGCCATCAGCGATGGCATTCGCCCCCTGAGCCCGGAGTTCATCAAGTCCCTGGAAGGGGAAGTGGCCCAGCTCACCCACCTGATCAACGACCTGCACGACCTGGCGCTGGCTGACGGCGGCAATCTGCGCTACCAGTTTCATCGGGACGATCTGGCGGACCTGCTTGGCGAGGTGGTGGACAGCTATCGCAACAGCTTTGCCCAGCAAACCATCAGCCTGGAGACCCGCCTTCCCGAACAGGCCGTTGTGGATATGGACCCGGTGCGCATTCGCCAGCTGCTGGACAACCTGCTACAGAACTCTCTCAAGTACACCGCCAGTGGCGGCACCCTGAGCATCTCGCTGACACAGCGACCAGACAACTGGGAACTGCTGATCGAAGATAGCGCCCCCGGAGTACCTGACGACGCCCTGCCCCGCCTGTTCGATCATTTGTACCGTGTGGAAAGCTCACGCAACCGTCGCACCGGCGGCGCTGGCCTGGGGCTGGCCATTTGCCAGCGGATTGTCGAAGCCCACGGCGGTACCATCGGCGCGGAGCACAGCCCCCTGGGCGGCGTCCGCATTCGCATCACCCTGCCGGGAGAGGCACCATGA
- a CDS encoding MGMT family protein codes for MDPSFRDAVYQIVAAIPPGAVSSYGAVARQAGFPRHARFVGRLMSQLPKDTRLPWHRVLRGDGRIALAGAPAGEIQIQRLSDEGVTVISCGASSS; via the coding sequence ATGGACCCTTCTTTCCGAGACGCCGTCTACCAGATCGTTGCCGCCATCCCGCCCGGGGCGGTGAGCAGCTATGGTGCCGTGGCGCGGCAAGCCGGGTTTCCCCGCCATGCCCGTTTTGTGGGTCGGCTGATGAGCCAGTTGCCCAAGGACACCCGCCTGCCTTGGCACCGGGTGTTGCGCGGCGACGGGCGGATTGCCCTGGCGGGTGCGCCAGCGGGCGAGATACAGATTCAGCGGCTTAGCGATGAAGGCGTGACGGTAATTTCTTGCGGCGCATCATCATCATGA
- a CDS encoding cob(I)yrinic acid a,c-diamide adenosyltransferase: MSDKDKTRINRVITRTGDRGDTGLADGSRVSKWHPRIQVLGELDELNSSLGVLRARSLDADLDTALGLTQQLLFDIGGELAIPGHRVIDDHDLVELESRADTFNAELPPLKEFVLPGGHPDAAWCHHCRTVARRTERHFVALQEADEDAVNPVSLALVNRLSDLLFVMARVINLRQESPEVLWEPKTQRG, encoded by the coding sequence ATGAGCGACAAGGACAAGACCCGCATCAACCGGGTGATCACCCGCACTGGCGACCGCGGTGATACCGGGCTGGCCGATGGCAGCCGGGTCAGCAAGTGGCACCCCCGCATTCAGGTACTGGGTGAACTGGATGAACTGAACAGCAGCCTGGGGGTGTTGCGCGCCCGATCCCTGGATGCGGATCTGGATACAGCACTTGGCCTGACCCAGCAATTGCTGTTCGATATTGGCGGCGAGCTGGCGATCCCCGGGCATCGCGTGATTGACGATCATGATCTGGTGGAGCTGGAATCCCGGGCGGACACCTTCAATGCGGAGCTGCCGCCTTTAAAGGAATTCGTGCTCCCCGGCGGCCATCCGGACGCTGCCTGGTGCCACCACTGCCGCACGGTGGCCCGACGCACCGAGCGCCACTTCGTGGCTCTGCAAGAAGCCGACGAAGACGCCGTCAACCCGGTGAGCCTGGCCCTGGTCAACCGGCTTTCCGATTTATTGTTCGTGATGGCCAGGGTGATCAACCTGCGCCAGGAGTCCCCGGAAGTACTCTGGGAGCCGAAGACACAGAGGGGCTGA